From a single Miscanthus floridulus cultivar M001 chromosome 8, ASM1932011v1, whole genome shotgun sequence genomic region:
- the LOC136478446 gene encoding probable prolyl 4-hydroxylase 3 produces the protein MAPSRPLMRGIRPPRVFPTRGGRASPYAVALTALLIVSAALLALIAFGVFSLPVSAPNAATTAAGAAGGETESADARPARPRARRDLGEGLGERGAQWTEVISWDPRAFVYHNFLSKEECEYLIGLAKPHMVKSTVVDSTTGKSKDSRVRTSSGMFLQRGRDKVIRAIEKRIADYTFIPVDHGEGLQVLHYEVGQKYEPHFDYFLDEFNTKNGGQRMATLLMYLSDVEEGGETIFPDANVNASSLPWYNELSECAKRGLSVKPKMGDALLFWSMKPDATLDPLSLHGGCPVIRGNKWSSTKWMHIHEYKA, from the exons ATGGCGCCGTCGCGGCCGCTCATGCGGGGGATCCGCCCGCCGCGCGTCTTCCCGACCCGCGGCGGCCGTGCCTCGCCGTACGCCGTCGCGCTCACCGCCCTGCTCATCGTCTCCGCCGCCCTCCTCGCGCTCATCGCCTTCGGCGTCTTCTCGCTCCCCGTGTCCGCGCCCAACGCCGCCACTACCGCCGCCGGCGCTGCCGGAGGGGAGACCGAGTCCGCCGACGCCCGACCCGCGCGCCCCCGCGCCCGCCGCGACCTGGG GGAAGGGCTGGGAGAGCGCGGCGCGCAGTGGACCGAGGTCATCTCATGGGATCCCAGGGCTTTCGTCTACCACAACTTCCTG TCTAAGGAAGAGTGCGAGTACCTAATTGGATTGGCCAAGCCTCACATGGTAAAATCAACAGTTGTCGACAGCACTACCGGTAAAAGCAAGGATAGCAGGGTCCGGACAAGTTCAGGCATGTTTCTTCAAAGAGGAAGAGACAAGGTTATTCGAGCAATTGAAAAGAGGATAGCAGACTACACCTTCATACCTGTAG ATCATGGTGAGGGACTCCAAGTGCTGCATTATGAAGTCGGGCAGAAGTATGAGCCTCACTTTGATTATTTTCTTGATGAGTTCAACACCAAGAATGGTGGTCAGAGGATGGCTACTCTTCTGATGTATCT ATCAGATGTTGAAGAAGGGGGTGAGACTATTTTCCCTGATGCAAATGTGAACGCCAGTTCTTTACCATGGTACAATGAGCTTTCAGAGTGTGCCAAAAGAGGCCTTTCTGTCAAACCAAAGATGGGAGATGCACTTCTTTTCTGGAGCATGAAACCAGATGCCACTCTGGACCCATTAAGTTTGCATG GGGGTTGTCCTGTGATTAGAGGAAATAAATGGTCGTCAACCAAGTGGATGCATATCCATGAGTACAAAGCTTGA